In Mytilus trossulus isolate FHL-02 chromosome 6, PNRI_Mtr1.1.1.hap1, whole genome shotgun sequence, a single window of DNA contains:
- the LOC134720646 gene encoding transmembrane protein 145-like isoform X1, whose protein sequence is MEVKLWLLVLGIFQYNSITTGKRVEDYVVDAGDWKFITRFCFLARKGTLRYSFEYPVTHPTHSVLLYFDEDDQWPAVYKSGKTCEQKVATLNPANNQIIHMSVLYSWSGCSQITKNGQDVISCEGGRVFKSTRERWWFLAVSRCDQSSGGVGLNFTYNFHMTNGPEDDLLRHEYSADEFYILPIDISFLLAYVVLFVLSCICAYLLKQRQLFHTTYKMFMFALLFWLIGLMFASISYGMYGDSGYEQPETKVVGRIFSTISEMIFLLMLVLMGKGYTITRGVLSTQSTIVISVFFSAYTVCYSAVFIYEAKVFDPGEVLYTYESPPGYGLISLRLIAWVWFCYSVFFTLKNYKSKSLFYYPFFIFYTIWFWASPAVILIAMFELELWTREKIVVGVQQFVALFGHVFFLILTRPQAANKNFPYHVRTTQIASLTGTEVDGFNSYNYNSGSICSSPSGPDLSNLFLTSHSRSSDKLVAMGGDDANYEMKNSRSMSEFGIPPSSPKYDNFRSTTTGISSITKSRPSFMASGLPPLSPIVTTGDQFMNFPPSSTRRSSDLMDFPPPSPRRNSSLNSPPPAFEKMFHIG, encoded by the exons gacTGGAAGTTTATAACGAGATTCTGTTTTCTAGCAAGGAAAGGTACCCTCAGATATTCATTTGAATATCCAGTA ACTCATCCAACGCACAGTGTACTGTTGTATTTCGATGAGGATGACCAATGGCCAGCCGTGTACAAAAGTGGAAAG ACATGTGAGCAGAAAGTTGCCACCTTGAATCCAGCTAATAACCAAATCATTCACATGTCCGTGCTCTACAGCTGGTCAGGATGTTCGCAGATCACTAAGAATGGACAGGATGTTATTTCATGTGAAGGAGGCAGGGTTTTCAAGTCGACCCGTGAAAGATGGTGGTTCTTGGCTGTTAGTCGATGTGACCAATCTTCTGGG GGGGTAGGATTAAATTTTACCTACAATTTCCATATGACAAATGGTCCAGAGGATGACTTActcagacatgaatattcagCAGAcgaatttt ataTATTACCAATAGATATTTCCTTTTTGTTGGCATATGTAGTCTTGTTTGTTTTATCCTGTATTTGTGCAT ATCTTTTAAAACAGAGACAGTTATTccacacaacatataaaatgttCATGTTTGCCTTATTATTTTGGTTGATTGGATTAATGTTTGCGTCTATATCATATGGAATGTACGGTGACTCAGGGTATGAACAACCGGAAACTAAAGTAGTAG gACGAATATTCAGTACAATAAGCGAGATGATATTTCTACTGATGTTAGTATTAATGGGCAAAGGTTACACTATAACCAGAGGTGTACTATCCACCCAGAGTACCATTGTTATATCAGTATTCTTCTCAGCATACACAGTCTGTTACTCGGCAGTGTTCATTTATGAAGCTAAG gtGTTTGACCCTGGAGAAGTTCTGTATACATACGAAAGTCCCCCTGGTTATGGATTGATATCCCTCCGTCTCATAGCATGGGTGTGGTTTTGCTATTCTGTATTTTTCACGCTGAAGAACTACAaatcaaaatcattattttattatccgttctttatattttacacTATATG GTTTTGGGCTAGTCCTGCTGTGATTCTGATTGCTATGTTCGAGCTGGAGTTGTGGACTAGAGAGAAAATCGTTGTTGGTGTTCAACAATTTGTAGCACTTTTCGGTCACGTGTTCTTTCTG aTTTTGACTCGACCTCAAGCTGCTAATAAAAATTTTCCTTACCACGTTAGAACAACACAG attgCTAGCTTAACTGGAACCGAAGTCGATGGatttaattcatataattataattCCGGATCTATTTGTTCATCCCCATCTGGTCCAGATTTATCTAACTTGTTTTTGACTTCACACTCTCGTAGTTCGGACAAATTAGTAGCGATGGGAGGTGACGATGCGAATTATGAGATGAAGAATTCCAGATCAATGTCAGAATTTGGGATACCCCCATCATCTCCGAAATACGATAATTTTAGAAGT ACTACAACTGGAATATCTTCTATAACGAAGTCG CGACCATCTTTTATGGCTTCTGGACTACCACCACTGTCACCGATAGTAACCACGGGTGATCAATTTATGAACTTTCCTCCATCAAGTACCCGTCGTAGTTCTGATCTCATGGATTTTCCACCGCCTAGCCCACGTCGTAATTCGAGTTTGAACTCACCACCGCCAGCCTTCgaaaaaatgtttcatattgGATGA
- the LOC134720646 gene encoding transmembrane protein 145-like isoform X2 produces the protein MEVKLWLLVLGIFQYNSITTGKRVEDYVVDAGDWKFITRFCFLARKGTLRYSFEYPVTHPTHSVLLYFDEDDQWPAVYKSGKTCEQKVATLNPANNQIIHMSVLYSWSGCSQITKNGQDVISCEGGRVFKSTRERWWFLAVSRCDQSSGGVGLNFTYNFHMTNGPEDDLLRHEYSADEFYILPIDISFLLAYVVLFVLSCICAYLLKQRQLFHTTYKMFMFALLFWLIGLMFASISYGMYGDSGYEQPETKVVGRIFSTISEMIFLLMLVLMGKGYTITRGVLSTQSTIVISVFFSAYTVCYSAVFIYEAKVFDPGEVLYTYESPPGYGLISLRLIAWVWFCYSVFFTLKNYKSKSLFYYPFFIFYTIWFWAKPIVILVAMLAIPQWMREKTVHGVELFCVVCGHLFFLILTRPQAANKNFPYHVRTTQIASLTGTEVDGFNSYNYNSGSICSSPSGPDLSNLFLTSHSRSSDKLVAMGGDDANYEMKNSRSMSEFGIPPSSPKYDNFRSTTTGISSITKSRPSFMASGLPPLSPIVTTGDQFMNFPPSSTRRSSDLMDFPPPSPRRNSSLNSPPPAFEKMFHIG, from the exons gacTGGAAGTTTATAACGAGATTCTGTTTTCTAGCAAGGAAAGGTACCCTCAGATATTCATTTGAATATCCAGTA ACTCATCCAACGCACAGTGTACTGTTGTATTTCGATGAGGATGACCAATGGCCAGCCGTGTACAAAAGTGGAAAG ACATGTGAGCAGAAAGTTGCCACCTTGAATCCAGCTAATAACCAAATCATTCACATGTCCGTGCTCTACAGCTGGTCAGGATGTTCGCAGATCACTAAGAATGGACAGGATGTTATTTCATGTGAAGGAGGCAGGGTTTTCAAGTCGACCCGTGAAAGATGGTGGTTCTTGGCTGTTAGTCGATGTGACCAATCTTCTGGG GGGGTAGGATTAAATTTTACCTACAATTTCCATATGACAAATGGTCCAGAGGATGACTTActcagacatgaatattcagCAGAcgaatttt ataTATTACCAATAGATATTTCCTTTTTGTTGGCATATGTAGTCTTGTTTGTTTTATCCTGTATTTGTGCAT ATCTTTTAAAACAGAGACAGTTATTccacacaacatataaaatgttCATGTTTGCCTTATTATTTTGGTTGATTGGATTAATGTTTGCGTCTATATCATATGGAATGTACGGTGACTCAGGGTATGAACAACCGGAAACTAAAGTAGTAG gACGAATATTCAGTACAATAAGCGAGATGATATTTCTACTGATGTTAGTATTAATGGGCAAAGGTTACACTATAACCAGAGGTGTACTATCCACCCAGAGTACCATTGTTATATCAGTATTCTTCTCAGCATACACAGTCTGTTACTCGGCAGTGTTCATTTATGAAGCTAAG gtGTTTGACCCTGGAGAAGTTCTGTATACATACGAAAGTCCCCCTGGTTATGGATTGATATCCCTCCGTCTCATAGCATGGGTGTGGTTTTGCTATTCTGTATTTTTCACGCTGAAGAACTACAaatcaaaatcattattttattatccgttctttatattttacacTATATG GTTTTGGGCTAAACCAATAGTTATCTTGGTAGCCATGTTAGCTATTCCTCAGTGGATGAGAGAGAAAACTGTTCACGGTGTGGAACTGTTTTGTGTTGTTTGTGGTCATCTATTTTTTCTG aTTTTGACTCGACCTCAAGCTGCTAATAAAAATTTTCCTTACCACGTTAGAACAACACAG attgCTAGCTTAACTGGAACCGAAGTCGATGGatttaattcatataattataattCCGGATCTATTTGTTCATCCCCATCTGGTCCAGATTTATCTAACTTGTTTTTGACTTCACACTCTCGTAGTTCGGACAAATTAGTAGCGATGGGAGGTGACGATGCGAATTATGAGATGAAGAATTCCAGATCAATGTCAGAATTTGGGATACCCCCATCATCTCCGAAATACGATAATTTTAGAAGT ACTACAACTGGAATATCTTCTATAACGAAGTCG CGACCATCTTTTATGGCTTCTGGACTACCACCACTGTCACCGATAGTAACCACGGGTGATCAATTTATGAACTTTCCTCCATCAAGTACCCGTCGTAGTTCTGATCTCATGGATTTTCCACCGCCTAGCCCACGTCGTAATTCGAGTTTGAACTCACCACCGCCAGCCTTCgaaaaaatgtttcatattgGATGA
- the LOC134720646 gene encoding transmembrane protein 145-like isoform X3 produces the protein MEVKLWLLVLGIFQYNSITTGKRVEDYVVDAGDWKFITRFCFLARKGTLRYSFEYPVTHPTHSVLLYFDEDDQWPAVYKSGKTCEQKVATLNPANNQIIHMSVLYSWSGCSQITKNGQDVISCEGGRVFKSTRERWWFLAVSRCDQSSGGVGLNFTYNFHMTNGPEDDLLRHEYSADEFYILPIDISFLLAYVVLFVLSCICAYLLKQRQLFHTTYKMFMFALLFWLIGLMFASISYGMYGDSGYEQPETKVVGRIFSTISEMIFLLMLVLMGKGYTITRGVLSTQSTIVISVFFSAYTVCYSAVFIYEAKVFDPGEVLYTYESPPGYGLISLRLIAWVWFCYSVFFTLKNYKSKSLFYYPFFIFYTIWFWASPAVILIAMFELELWTREKIVVGVQQFVALFGHVFFLILTRPQAANKNFPYHVRTTQIASLTGTEVDGFNSYNYNSGSICSSPSGPDLSNLFLTSHSRSSDKLVAMGGDDANYEMKNSRSMSEFGIPPSSPKYDNFRSRPSFMASGLPPLSPIVTTGDQFMNFPPSSTRRSSDLMDFPPPSPRRNSSLNSPPPAFEKMFHIG, from the exons gacTGGAAGTTTATAACGAGATTCTGTTTTCTAGCAAGGAAAGGTACCCTCAGATATTCATTTGAATATCCAGTA ACTCATCCAACGCACAGTGTACTGTTGTATTTCGATGAGGATGACCAATGGCCAGCCGTGTACAAAAGTGGAAAG ACATGTGAGCAGAAAGTTGCCACCTTGAATCCAGCTAATAACCAAATCATTCACATGTCCGTGCTCTACAGCTGGTCAGGATGTTCGCAGATCACTAAGAATGGACAGGATGTTATTTCATGTGAAGGAGGCAGGGTTTTCAAGTCGACCCGTGAAAGATGGTGGTTCTTGGCTGTTAGTCGATGTGACCAATCTTCTGGG GGGGTAGGATTAAATTTTACCTACAATTTCCATATGACAAATGGTCCAGAGGATGACTTActcagacatgaatattcagCAGAcgaatttt ataTATTACCAATAGATATTTCCTTTTTGTTGGCATATGTAGTCTTGTTTGTTTTATCCTGTATTTGTGCAT ATCTTTTAAAACAGAGACAGTTATTccacacaacatataaaatgttCATGTTTGCCTTATTATTTTGGTTGATTGGATTAATGTTTGCGTCTATATCATATGGAATGTACGGTGACTCAGGGTATGAACAACCGGAAACTAAAGTAGTAG gACGAATATTCAGTACAATAAGCGAGATGATATTTCTACTGATGTTAGTATTAATGGGCAAAGGTTACACTATAACCAGAGGTGTACTATCCACCCAGAGTACCATTGTTATATCAGTATTCTTCTCAGCATACACAGTCTGTTACTCGGCAGTGTTCATTTATGAAGCTAAG gtGTTTGACCCTGGAGAAGTTCTGTATACATACGAAAGTCCCCCTGGTTATGGATTGATATCCCTCCGTCTCATAGCATGGGTGTGGTTTTGCTATTCTGTATTTTTCACGCTGAAGAACTACAaatcaaaatcattattttattatccgttctttatattttacacTATATG GTTTTGGGCTAGTCCTGCTGTGATTCTGATTGCTATGTTCGAGCTGGAGTTGTGGACTAGAGAGAAAATCGTTGTTGGTGTTCAACAATTTGTAGCACTTTTCGGTCACGTGTTCTTTCTG aTTTTGACTCGACCTCAAGCTGCTAATAAAAATTTTCCTTACCACGTTAGAACAACACAG attgCTAGCTTAACTGGAACCGAAGTCGATGGatttaattcatataattataattCCGGATCTATTTGTTCATCCCCATCTGGTCCAGATTTATCTAACTTGTTTTTGACTTCACACTCTCGTAGTTCGGACAAATTAGTAGCGATGGGAGGTGACGATGCGAATTATGAGATGAAGAATTCCAGATCAATGTCAGAATTTGGGATACCCCCATCATCTCCGAAATACGATAATTTTAGAAGT CGACCATCTTTTATGGCTTCTGGACTACCACCACTGTCACCGATAGTAACCACGGGTGATCAATTTATGAACTTTCCTCCATCAAGTACCCGTCGTAGTTCTGATCTCATGGATTTTCCACCGCCTAGCCCACGTCGTAATTCGAGTTTGAACTCACCACCGCCAGCCTTCgaaaaaatgtttcatattgGATGA
- the LOC134720646 gene encoding transmembrane protein 145-like isoform X4 — protein sequence MEVKLWLLVLGIFQYNSITTGKRVEDYVVDAGDWKFITRFCFLARKGTLRYSFEYPVTHPTHSVLLYFDEDDQWPAVYKSGKTCEQKVATLNPANNQIIHMSVLYSWSGCSQITKNGQDVISCEGGRVFKSTRERWWFLAVSRCDQSSGGVGLNFTYNFHMTNGPEDDLLRHEYSADEFYILPIDISFLLAYVVLFVLSCICAYLLKQRQLFHTTYKMFMFALLFWLIGLMFASISYGMYGDSGYEQPETKVVGRIFSTISEMIFLLMLVLMGKGYTITRGVLSTQSTIVISVFFSAYTVCYSAVFIYEAKVFDPGEVLYTYESPPGYGLISLRLIAWVWFCYSVFFTLKNYKSKSLFYYPFFIFYTIWFWASPAVILIAMFELELWTREKIVVGVQQFVALFGHVFFLILTRPQAANKNFPYHVRTTQIASLTGTEVDGFNSYNYNSGSICSSPSGPDLSNLFLTSHSRSSDKLVAMGGDDANYEMKNSRSMSEFGIPPSSPKYDNFRSTTTGISSITKSFQVKELS from the exons gacTGGAAGTTTATAACGAGATTCTGTTTTCTAGCAAGGAAAGGTACCCTCAGATATTCATTTGAATATCCAGTA ACTCATCCAACGCACAGTGTACTGTTGTATTTCGATGAGGATGACCAATGGCCAGCCGTGTACAAAAGTGGAAAG ACATGTGAGCAGAAAGTTGCCACCTTGAATCCAGCTAATAACCAAATCATTCACATGTCCGTGCTCTACAGCTGGTCAGGATGTTCGCAGATCACTAAGAATGGACAGGATGTTATTTCATGTGAAGGAGGCAGGGTTTTCAAGTCGACCCGTGAAAGATGGTGGTTCTTGGCTGTTAGTCGATGTGACCAATCTTCTGGG GGGGTAGGATTAAATTTTACCTACAATTTCCATATGACAAATGGTCCAGAGGATGACTTActcagacatgaatattcagCAGAcgaatttt ataTATTACCAATAGATATTTCCTTTTTGTTGGCATATGTAGTCTTGTTTGTTTTATCCTGTATTTGTGCAT ATCTTTTAAAACAGAGACAGTTATTccacacaacatataaaatgttCATGTTTGCCTTATTATTTTGGTTGATTGGATTAATGTTTGCGTCTATATCATATGGAATGTACGGTGACTCAGGGTATGAACAACCGGAAACTAAAGTAGTAG gACGAATATTCAGTACAATAAGCGAGATGATATTTCTACTGATGTTAGTATTAATGGGCAAAGGTTACACTATAACCAGAGGTGTACTATCCACCCAGAGTACCATTGTTATATCAGTATTCTTCTCAGCATACACAGTCTGTTACTCGGCAGTGTTCATTTATGAAGCTAAG gtGTTTGACCCTGGAGAAGTTCTGTATACATACGAAAGTCCCCCTGGTTATGGATTGATATCCCTCCGTCTCATAGCATGGGTGTGGTTTTGCTATTCTGTATTTTTCACGCTGAAGAACTACAaatcaaaatcattattttattatccgttctttatattttacacTATATG GTTTTGGGCTAGTCCTGCTGTGATTCTGATTGCTATGTTCGAGCTGGAGTTGTGGACTAGAGAGAAAATCGTTGTTGGTGTTCAACAATTTGTAGCACTTTTCGGTCACGTGTTCTTTCTG aTTTTGACTCGACCTCAAGCTGCTAATAAAAATTTTCCTTACCACGTTAGAACAACACAG attgCTAGCTTAACTGGAACCGAAGTCGATGGatttaattcatataattataattCCGGATCTATTTGTTCATCCCCATCTGGTCCAGATTTATCTAACTTGTTTTTGACTTCACACTCTCGTAGTTCGGACAAATTAGTAGCGATGGGAGGTGACGATGCGAATTATGAGATGAAGAATTCCAGATCAATGTCAGAATTTGGGATACCCCCATCATCTCCGAAATACGATAATTTTAGAAGT ACTACAACTGGAATATCTTCTATAACGAAGTCG TTCCAGGTGAAGGAGTTATCATAA
- the LOC134720646 gene encoding transmembrane protein 145-like isoform X5: protein MEVKLWLLVLGIFQYNSITTGKRVEDYVVDAGDWKFITRFCFLARKGTLRYSFEYPVTHPTHSVLLYFDEDDQWPAVYKSGKTCEQKVATLNPANNQIIHMSVLYSWSGCSQITKNGQDVISCEGGRVFKSTRERWWFLAVSRCDQSSGGVGLNFTYNFHMTNGPEDDLLRHEYSADEFYILPIDISFLLAYVVLFVLSCICAYLLKQRQLFHTTYKMFMFALLFWLIGLMFASISYGMYGDSGYEQPETKVVGRIFSTISEMIFLLMLVLMGKGYTITRGVLSTQSTIVISVFFSAYTVCYSAVFIYEAKVFDPGEVLYTYESPPGYGLISLRLIAWVWFCYSVFFTLKNYKSKSLFYYPFFIFYTIWFWASPAVILIAMFELELWTREKIVVGVQQFVALFGHVFFLILTRPQAANKNFPYHVRTTQIASLTGTEVDGFNSYNYNSGSICSSPSGPDLSNLFLTSHSRSSDKLVAMGGDDANYEMKNSRSMSEFGIPPSSPKYDNFRSFQVKELS, encoded by the exons gacTGGAAGTTTATAACGAGATTCTGTTTTCTAGCAAGGAAAGGTACCCTCAGATATTCATTTGAATATCCAGTA ACTCATCCAACGCACAGTGTACTGTTGTATTTCGATGAGGATGACCAATGGCCAGCCGTGTACAAAAGTGGAAAG ACATGTGAGCAGAAAGTTGCCACCTTGAATCCAGCTAATAACCAAATCATTCACATGTCCGTGCTCTACAGCTGGTCAGGATGTTCGCAGATCACTAAGAATGGACAGGATGTTATTTCATGTGAAGGAGGCAGGGTTTTCAAGTCGACCCGTGAAAGATGGTGGTTCTTGGCTGTTAGTCGATGTGACCAATCTTCTGGG GGGGTAGGATTAAATTTTACCTACAATTTCCATATGACAAATGGTCCAGAGGATGACTTActcagacatgaatattcagCAGAcgaatttt ataTATTACCAATAGATATTTCCTTTTTGTTGGCATATGTAGTCTTGTTTGTTTTATCCTGTATTTGTGCAT ATCTTTTAAAACAGAGACAGTTATTccacacaacatataaaatgttCATGTTTGCCTTATTATTTTGGTTGATTGGATTAATGTTTGCGTCTATATCATATGGAATGTACGGTGACTCAGGGTATGAACAACCGGAAACTAAAGTAGTAG gACGAATATTCAGTACAATAAGCGAGATGATATTTCTACTGATGTTAGTATTAATGGGCAAAGGTTACACTATAACCAGAGGTGTACTATCCACCCAGAGTACCATTGTTATATCAGTATTCTTCTCAGCATACACAGTCTGTTACTCGGCAGTGTTCATTTATGAAGCTAAG gtGTTTGACCCTGGAGAAGTTCTGTATACATACGAAAGTCCCCCTGGTTATGGATTGATATCCCTCCGTCTCATAGCATGGGTGTGGTTTTGCTATTCTGTATTTTTCACGCTGAAGAACTACAaatcaaaatcattattttattatccgttctttatattttacacTATATG GTTTTGGGCTAGTCCTGCTGTGATTCTGATTGCTATGTTCGAGCTGGAGTTGTGGACTAGAGAGAAAATCGTTGTTGGTGTTCAACAATTTGTAGCACTTTTCGGTCACGTGTTCTTTCTG aTTTTGACTCGACCTCAAGCTGCTAATAAAAATTTTCCTTACCACGTTAGAACAACACAG attgCTAGCTTAACTGGAACCGAAGTCGATGGatttaattcatataattataattCCGGATCTATTTGTTCATCCCCATCTGGTCCAGATTTATCTAACTTGTTTTTGACTTCACACTCTCGTAGTTCGGACAAATTAGTAGCGATGGGAGGTGACGATGCGAATTATGAGATGAAGAATTCCAGATCAATGTCAGAATTTGGGATACCCCCATCATCTCCGAAATACGATAATTTTAGAAGT TTCCAGGTGAAGGAGTTATCATAA